A genomic region of Seriola aureovittata isolate HTS-2021-v1 ecotype China chromosome 21, ASM2101889v1, whole genome shotgun sequence contains the following coding sequences:
- the LOC130162902 gene encoding chromobox protein homolog 2-like — translation MEGVTVGQVFDAECILSKRPRKGKFEYLVKWRGWSSKHNSWEPEENILDPRLLAAFHKREQERELLFQKKGKRPRGRPRKILPAPTATKDSRSSSSSSSGLSSSASSSSSEDEDHTKKAKRVHPVPQKRPQILLAKPDPPRKKKRGRKPLHPDLRALRQAKSRPPAPSPPPPPPPPPPPPPPPRHHQALRLLRDEPRPGVKKPLQPASFTYTGLSRSSRDEAASASQTSASSFSQTAASKPGSLSCIWTNRSLSSSSSSSSHNKASPSAQNKNSASELKRSMSESGSRGDGFKVSPLKQSGSSGSLGLHSSFGGGQAVAQRSQLSQRRQEGVGGQIGLVQHKQQNSGLNKPSSLSSPTPRDRANQALSLRALNLQSVSKLPAGSSTSSAMVAASRSSLRSGGGIVVKGGVGSIKETRMSAGGQRSGLAAGGTAEPGRGKEMMAGGSSSRGSGRQEDRKHGLNSQNRSLNELSTGDSDETSSSESEHDDTALYPSKSRPSLGNDATESDTETDWRPTRSLLEHVFVTDVTANFITVTVKESPTSVGFFNSRNH, via the exons ATGGAGGGGGTCACAGTCGGCCAGGTATTTGATGCGGAATGCATCCTCAGCAAACGGCCGAGAAAG GGGAAGTTTGAATATCTGGTGAAGTGGAGGGGGTGGTCGTCCAA GCACAACAGCTGGGAGccagaagaaaatattttggaCCCAAGGTTACTGGCAGCATTTCacaaaag AGAACAAGAGCGGGAGCTTCTGTTccagaagaaaggaaagaggcCGAGAGGACGACCACGGAAGATTCTG CCTGCGCCAACCGCCACCAAGGACAGCcgctcctcgtcctcctcttcctccggcCTCTCGTCTTCggcctcctcctcgtcctcagaggatgaagatCACACGAAGAAAGCGAAGCGTGTCCATCCTGTCCCCCAGAAGAGGCCCCAGATCCTGCTGGCCAAACCCGACCCCCCCCGCAAGAAGAAGCGTGGGAGGAAGCCGCTGCACCCGGACCTGAGGGCTTTAAGACAGGCGAAGAGCAGACCTCctgctccatctcctcctcctccccctcctcctcctcctcctcctcctcctcctccacgaCACCACCAGGCGCTCAGACTGCTCAGAGATGAGCCTCGGCCCGGGGTGAAGAAGCCTCTGCAGCCGGCCAGCTTCACCTACACAGGTCTGAGCAGGAGCTCCAGAGACGAGGCTGCCTCCGCCTCCCAGACCTCCGCCAGCTCCTTCTCCCAGACCGCTGCCTCCAAACCCGGATCCCTTAGCTGCATCTGGACCAACcgctccctgtcctcctcctcttcatcctcctcccacAACAAAGCCAGTCCTTCAGCACAAAATAAGAACTCTGCGTCCGAGCTGAAGCGGTCTATGTCCGAATCCGGCAGCAGAGGAGACGGATTCAAAGTGTCGCCTCTGAAACAAAGTGGCAGTTCGGGATCGTTGGGTTTGCACAGCAGCTTCGGGGGGGGCCAGGCGGTGGCTCAGCGCTCCCAGCTGAGCCAGCGGAGGCAGGAGGGCGTCGGAGGCCAGATCGGGTTGGTTCAACACAAGCAGCAGAACTCTGGCCTTAACAAACCGTCGTCATTATCCTCACCCACGCCTCGAGACCGAGCCAACCAGGCACTGAGCCTCCGAGCCCTCAACCTGCAGAGCGTCAGCAAGCTGCCGGCCGGCAGCAGCACGAGCAGCGCCATGGTGGCAGCGTCTAGGTCAAGCTTAAGGAGCGGCGGCGGGATCGTCGTAAAAGGAGGAGTGGGTAGCATCAAAGAGACTCGGATGTCAGCTGGAGGGCAGCGCTCTGGTTTGGCTGCAGGCGGCACCGCAGAGCCGGGCAGGGGGAAGGAGATGATGGCAGGAGGCAGCTCCAGCCGAGGGAGCGGCAGGCAGGAGGACAGGAAACACGGGCTGAACTCTCAGAACCGGAGCCTGAACGAGCTCAGCACCGGAGACTCGGACGAGACCAGCAGCAGCGAATCAGAGCACGATGACACCGCCTTGTATCCCAGCAAGAGCCGGCCCAGCCTTGGCAACGACGCCACCGAGTCGGATACAGAGACGGACTGGCGGCCGACCCGCAGCCTCTTGGAGCACGTGTTTGTCACCGACGTCACGGCCAACTTTATCACGGTCACAGTGAAGGAGTCTCCGACCAGCGTGGGATTCTTCAACTCCCGAAATCACTGA
- the LOC130162991 gene encoding cytochrome c oxidase assembly protein COX11, mitochondrial: MLLPVLVRPSLLHSQTSVLLTRCARTLRCDAGRTMHSQAEHLLRRRPLLHIQSRGIKSRSRKTRGQEEDWKTRNKTALTYIAAAGVGMIGLSYAAVPLYRLYCQASGLGGTAVAGHDTDLVETMKPVKERVLKITFNADTHASMQWNFRPQQTEIFVVPGETALAFYRAKNPTDKPIIGISTYNVVPFEAGQYFNKIQCFCFEEQRLNPHEEVDMPVFFYIDPEFDEDPRMARVNTITLSYTFFEAKEGQSLPLPGYSYN, encoded by the exons ATGCTGCTGCCTGTTCTGGTGCGTCCGTCCCTCCTCCACTCTCAAACCTCCGTGCTGTTAACACGATGTGCCCGAACGCTGCGGTGTGACGCTGGGAGGACGATGCACTCTCAGGCTGAACACCTCCTACGACGGAGGCCTCTTTTGCATATCCAGAGTCGAGGCATCAAGAGTCGAAGCAGGAAGACCAGGGGCCAGGAGGAGGACTGGAAGACCAGGAACAAGACGGCGCTGACGTACATCGCTGCAGCCGGCGTGGGGATGATTGGCCTGTCGTACGCTGCAGTGCCGCTCTACAGACTCTACTGccag GCTTCAGGGCTTGGCGGCACGGCAGTGGCCGGCCACGACACAGATCTGGTGGAGACGATGAAGCCGGTGAAAGAGCGCGTCCTCAAGATCACCTTCAACGCCGACACACACGCCAGCATGCAGTGGAACTTCAGACCGCAGCAGACGGAGATCTTT GTGGTTCCAGGTGAGACGGCGCTGGCCTTTTACAGAGCTAAAAACCCCACAGACAAACCCATCATAGGCATCTCCACGTACAACGTGGTGCCCTTCGAGGCAGGACAGTACTTCAACAAGATCCAG tgtttctgtttcGAGGAGCAGCGTCTGAACCCCCACGAGGAGGTGGACATGCCCGTCTTCTTCTACATCGACCCGGAGTTCGATGAGGACCCCAGGATGGCCCGAGTGAACACCATCACCCTGTCCTACACCTTCTTCGAAGCCAAGGAGGGTCAGAGTCTCCCTCTGCCTGGGTACAGCTACAACTGA